Proteins encoded in a region of the Dreissena polymorpha isolate Duluth1 chromosome 6, UMN_Dpol_1.0, whole genome shotgun sequence genome:
- the LOC127833754 gene encoding uncharacterized protein LOC127833754 produces the protein MSGLQLLFIGVAYLCSFTFGKCPHGFEEYNHVCYTVVKKPINGIDAYRQCEAMNSYLLNVDSTPELNFLKRLVERTEGWVPGFWTGGFYKPSYKGSQQMWVWRKADSNGRYTETQVTPDNTDVNWWGIEPFNNWHTAEFLNMPHTRKHWLMLNTDDFKLYGEFAFGKMLGYICETMAK, from the exons ATGTCCGGATTGCAACTACTTTTCATCGGGGTAGCCTATCTCTGCTCTTTCACATTTGGAAAG TGTCCCCATGGATTCGAAGAATATAACCATGTGTGCTACACTGTGGTCAAAAAGCCTATTAATGGCATCGATGCGTACCGCCAATGCGAGGCTATGAACAGCTACCTTCTGAACGTGGATTCCACTCCAGAGTTAAACTTTCTTAAAAGACTTGTCGAACGTACTGAAGGAT GGGTTCCAGGATTTTGGACAGGTGGATTTTATAAACCGAGTTATAAAGGGAGCCAACAGATGTGGGTCTGGAGAAAGGCCGATAGCAATGGACGGTATACGGAGACGCAAGTGACGCCAGATAATACTGACGTAAACTGGTGGGGAATTGAACCCTTCAATAACTGGCACACCGCTGAATTCTTGAATATGCCTCATACCAGAAAACACTGGCTGATGCTTAATACCGATGACTTCAAGCTGTACGGTGAATTTGCTTTCGGGAAAATGCTGGGGTACATTTGTGAAACTATGGCTAAATAA